A window of the Verrucomicrobiales bacterium genome harbors these coding sequences:
- a CDS encoding beta-lactamase family protein gives MILHRTIALIEQGIQEGLHLGAQLFVARGGREVADLAIGECRPGVPMRTDTSQFWFSCTKPVTAVAVCQQLERGRLHLHDPVARFIPEFAQAGKENITLAHLLTHTAGFRGANQIDLSLPWDEVIEFICAAPAESGWIPGQRAGYHHSASWYVLGEIVRRLDGRPFSDYVREEIFLPLGMSSSWLGMTSAAFQELGDRRGDFFEMRPGDAKRTPVATTEHDSTACRPGGNARGPVRELGQFVEMLRCGGEANGHRILRRETVDLMRYRHRQGLYDETFLQHIDWGLGLLLNTQHPGQPILSYGFGQHASLDSFGHGGMQTSISFVDPDQDLSVAWVCNGMCGERLHRQRNHAINTAIYEDLGLAVRGT, from the coding sequence GTGATCCTGCATCGAACCATCGCCCTGATCGAGCAAGGCATTCAGGAAGGCCTGCATCTGGGCGCGCAGCTGTTTGTCGCGCGAGGAGGAAGGGAGGTCGCGGACCTGGCGATCGGCGAGTGTCGTCCAGGTGTCCCCATGCGGACCGACACCAGTCAGTTCTGGTTTTCCTGCACCAAACCCGTCACCGCAGTCGCCGTGTGCCAGCAGCTCGAACGCGGCCGGCTCCATCTTCACGATCCGGTCGCCCGCTTCATCCCCGAGTTCGCGCAGGCAGGAAAAGAAAACATCACCCTCGCTCACTTACTCACTCACACCGCCGGCTTCCGCGGCGCCAATCAGATCGATCTCTCGCTACCGTGGGACGAAGTGATCGAGTTTATCTGTGCCGCACCCGCTGAATCCGGATGGATCCCGGGCCAGCGGGCAGGATACCACCACAGCGCCAGTTGGTACGTGCTTGGAGAGATCGTCCGCCGCCTGGACGGCCGTCCCTTCTCCGACTATGTGCGCGAAGAAATTTTCCTGCCTCTGGGGATGAGCTCCAGCTGGCTCGGCATGACGAGCGCCGCATTTCAGGAACTGGGAGATCGCCGGGGTGATTTCTTCGAGATGCGTCCAGGCGATGCCAAACGAACGCCCGTCGCGACGACGGAACACGATTCAACCGCCTGCCGACCCGGAGGAAACGCGCGCGGCCCCGTGCGCGAGCTTGGACAGTTTGTGGAGATGCTCCGGTGCGGCGGCGAGGCGAATGGGCACCGGATTCTTCGTCGCGAGACAGTGGATTTGATGCGCTACCGCCATCGCCAAGGTCTCTACGATGAGACCTTCCTTCAACACATCGATTGGGGACTAGGACTGCTGCTCAATACCCAGCATCCAGGCCAGCCCATTTTGTCCTACGGCTTTGGCCAGCACGCGTCGCTGGATTCGTTTGGGCACGGCGGCATGCAGACCTCCATCTCATTTGTCGACCCCGATCAGGACCTGTCGGTGGCCTGGGTGTGCAACGGGATGTGTGGCGAGCGACTTCATCGCCAGCGCAACCACGCGATCAACACGGCGATCTATGAAGATCTCGGGCTCGCTGTCCGTGGGACTTAG
- a CDS encoding squalene/phytoene synthase family protein — protein sequence MMAEIPPSLVLLLRDTSRSFYLTLRLLPAPVRPQIGLAYLLARATDTVADTDLISVSQRLDALGAMRRRILDPAARPLDLTSFVSASSRTASPGEQRLLARIEEAVAVLRGFSGPDQARITSVIDVITGGQELDLQRFGGATADSIVALRSAEELDDYTFRVAGCVGRFWTEMCSAHLFGEGAWDEAAQLRRGVEFGKGLQLVNILRDLPRDLRQGRCYLPSEELAAVGLRPSDLLETRNGPRLRPIYERYLDRSQAFLDSGWAYTLGIPGNARRLRLGCALPILIGVRTLGLLRQSSPLSVAAPVKVTRPWLRGAAGRAFLACWGLQDWQRLYGWAKG from the coding sequence ATGATGGCTGAGATTCCTCCATCGCTGGTTCTGTTGCTGCGTGATACCTCGCGGAGCTTCTATCTGACGCTGCGGCTGCTGCCGGCACCGGTCCGCCCTCAGATCGGGTTGGCCTACCTCTTGGCTCGTGCGACCGATACCGTCGCGGACACGGACCTCATCTCGGTATCCCAACGCCTTGACGCGTTGGGGGCGATGCGGCGCCGCATCCTGGATCCGGCCGCTCGCCCGCTCGATCTCACTTCCTTTGTATCGGCTAGCTCGCGCACGGCATCGCCAGGGGAGCAGCGGTTGCTGGCCAGGATCGAGGAGGCGGTGGCAGTTCTGCGCGGATTCTCGGGTCCCGACCAAGCACGGATCACTTCGGTGATCGATGTCATCACCGGGGGGCAGGAGTTGGATCTGCAGCGGTTTGGGGGGGCGACGGCGGACTCTATTGTGGCCCTCCGATCGGCCGAGGAGCTGGACGACTACACCTTTCGAGTCGCGGGGTGCGTGGGACGCTTCTGGACGGAGATGTGCTCGGCGCATCTGTTTGGTGAAGGGGCCTGGGATGAGGCGGCGCAACTCCGGAGGGGCGTCGAGTTCGGAAAAGGACTGCAGCTGGTCAACATCCTTCGCGATTTGCCTCGGGATCTGCGTCAGGGACGATGCTATCTGCCGTCGGAGGAGCTGGCGGCGGTCGGCCTGCGCCCGAGCGATCTCCTTGAAACCAGGAATGGGCCTCGGTTGCGTCCGATTTACGAGCGGTATCTCGATCGAAGCCAGGCATTCCTCGATTCCGGGTGGGCCTATACGCTGGGGATCCCTGGGAATGCCCGTCGCTTGCGGCTGGGCTGTGCGTTGCCGATTCTGATCGGGGTACGGACCTTGGGTTTGCTGAGGCAATCGAGCCCGTTGTCCGTCGCTGCGCCGGTCAAAGTGACACGTCCGTGGCTACGAGGCGCTGCCGGCCGGGCCTTCCTGGCGTGCTGGGGGCTCCAAGACTGGCAGCGCCTATATGGTTGGGCGAAGGGCTAA
- a CDS encoding histidinol-phosphate transaminase: MSLELNPNLKKLPVYQPGRPIEEVARELGLPAQDIIKLASNENPNGPSPAAVTAMERVIRNLHLYPDGNAFYLKQKLAQKLGVTPENLVLGNGSNEIIEFVGHALMGPGVDVVVSQYCFAVYPIITHLFGSRLITVPANGLGHDLPGLLQAITPTTKVVFVANPNNPTGTLLSPQDILDFVQKVPSHVLIAMDEAYLEFLPQPCDLLPMIRQRSKPNLLLMRTFSKIYGLAGLRLGYGIGDPELIASLEKVRQPFNINALVQAGAIAALDDTDHLNKTRDNNLQGLRFFETELKALGLEFQPSAANFILVKVGQGQRVFELMQQQGVIARPMGGYQLPDYIRISIGTAAENQRGLAALKQAVAQLAPK; this comes from the coding sequence ATGTCACTGGAACTGAATCCTAATCTTAAAAAGCTTCCGGTCTACCAGCCCGGGCGCCCGATCGAAGAAGTGGCCCGCGAGCTAGGACTCCCGGCTCAGGACATTATCAAGCTCGCCTCCAACGAAAACCCTAACGGCCCCTCCCCCGCTGCGGTAACCGCTATGGAACGGGTGATCCGAAATCTCCACCTGTATCCGGATGGCAATGCATTTTACCTGAAACAGAAGCTCGCCCAGAAGTTGGGAGTCACGCCCGAGAACTTGGTGCTCGGCAACGGTTCGAACGAGATCATTGAGTTCGTCGGCCATGCCTTGATGGGCCCGGGGGTCGATGTGGTGGTCTCTCAATACTGTTTCGCGGTCTACCCGATCATTACGCATCTGTTCGGCTCCCGCCTGATCACGGTGCCTGCCAACGGACTCGGACACGATCTTCCGGGCCTGCTTCAAGCCATCACGCCAACAACCAAGGTGGTGTTCGTGGCCAATCCCAACAACCCCACTGGCACCTTACTCTCGCCCCAGGACATCCTGGACTTTGTGCAAAAGGTTCCCTCGCATGTTCTCATCGCGATGGATGAGGCCTATCTCGAATTCCTGCCCCAGCCCTGCGACCTCCTCCCGATGATCCGGCAACGCTCCAAGCCAAACCTGCTCCTGATGCGCACCTTCTCCAAGATCTACGGACTGGCGGGACTGCGTCTGGGTTACGGAATCGGAGATCCCGAGTTGATCGCCAGCCTGGAGAAGGTCCGGCAACCGTTCAACATCAATGCCCTTGTTCAAGCCGGGGCGATCGCCGCGCTGGATGACACAGATCACTTAAACAAAACTCGCGACAACAATCTGCAGGGCCTGCGTTTTTTCGAAACCGAGCTGAAAGCGCTCGGGCTCGAGTTCCAGCCGTCGGCCGCAAATTTCATCTTGGTCAAGGTCGGCCAGGGTCAGCGGGTGTTTGAACTCATGCAGCAACAGGGGGTCATCGCCCGACCGATGGGTGGCTATCAGCTCCCGGACTACATCCGGATCTCGATCGGCACAGCAGCCGAGAACCAGCGTGGTCTCGCAGCCCTCAAGCAGGCGGTGGCTCAGCTCGCCCCGAAATGA
- a CDS encoding AAA family ATPase, whose translation MNTDTPRVFIAATRQNDGKTTTSLGLLAALQAHHPRIGYIKPVGQRFVEIEEHKIDEDTVLMDSVYQLNCPLVDMSPIAVEPDFTRKYLQASNNEMLVKRIQRAFDRVAWEKDFVLCEGSGHAGVGAVFDLSNAQVAKTLGAKVIIVSRGGIGKPIDEVALNQALFEKEGVEIIGVILNKVIPEKLDFVSDFARKGLKRKGLELLGVIPHHPMLSSPNMASIQEELNAKLLCDAESRLHIVRDVVVGAMGVQNAQRFFKPGICLITPGDREDLLLAAATTPPDSTGESLAGIVLTGGLRPSASVMDVMKKMSFPVLLAKEDSYEVASKVHDMLVKTRPDDTAKIELIRGLIGKHVDVKRILSKL comes from the coding sequence GTGAACACCGACACGCCCAGGGTTTTCATCGCCGCCACCCGCCAGAACGACGGCAAGACCACCACTTCCCTCGGCTTGCTCGCCGCTCTTCAAGCTCATCACCCACGCATTGGTTACATCAAGCCCGTGGGACAGCGCTTCGTGGAGATCGAGGAGCACAAGATCGATGAAGACACGGTGCTGATGGACTCGGTGTACCAGCTCAACTGCCCGCTGGTGGACATGAGCCCCATCGCCGTCGAACCCGACTTTACCCGCAAGTATCTGCAAGCCTCCAACAACGAGATGTTGGTGAAACGGATCCAGCGGGCCTTTGACCGGGTAGCGTGGGAGAAAGACTTCGTGCTCTGCGAAGGCTCCGGCCATGCCGGTGTCGGAGCGGTGTTCGATCTCTCCAACGCACAAGTAGCCAAGACGCTCGGAGCCAAGGTGATCATCGTCAGCCGTGGTGGAATCGGAAAGCCCATCGATGAGGTTGCCCTCAATCAAGCGCTGTTCGAGAAAGAGGGCGTCGAGATCATCGGAGTCATCCTGAACAAGGTGATTCCTGAGAAGCTGGATTTCGTCTCGGACTTCGCCCGCAAAGGACTCAAACGCAAGGGCCTCGAATTGCTCGGCGTGATTCCGCATCATCCGATGCTGTCGAGCCCCAACATGGCGTCCATTCAGGAGGAACTGAATGCGAAGCTCCTTTGCGACGCCGAATCCCGGCTCCATATCGTCCGCGATGTGGTGGTAGGAGCCATGGGTGTTCAGAACGCGCAGCGCTTCTTCAAACCGGGGATCTGCCTGATCACGCCGGGAGATCGGGAAGATCTCTTGCTGGCCGCCGCGACCACCCCCCCTGATAGCACCGGCGAGAGCCTCGCGGGCATCGTGCTGACCGGCGGGCTCCGTCCCAGCGCCTCCGTGATGGACGTGATGAAGAAGATGTCCTTCCCCGTGCTCCTCGCCAAAGAGGACAGCTACGAAGTGGCTTCGAAGGTTCATGACATGCTCGTCAAGACGCGTCCGGATGACACCGCGAAGATCGAGCTGATCCGAGGCCTCATCGGCAAGCACGTCGATGTGAAGCGCATCCTCTCCAAACTTTGA
- the lysA gene encoding diaminopimelate decarboxylase, whose translation MHHFHYSGSQLFCENVSIESLVKKFGSPLYVYSQSTLKDHFQRLDQALEPLDHLICYAMKANSNQAVMRTLAREGSGFDVVSEGELRRVIAAGGNPAKCVFAGVGKTETEIAFAIRQGIYSFNVESEPELERINRVAKRIGVKAPVAVRVNPNIDAHTHAKITTGTYENKFGIAFEQVEGVYARASKLRNLRLRGIQMHIGSQLTEVAPFESAVRKVAPMVAKLAAKYAFEFFSIGGGIGIVYQPALESGQAQWWKTGPARKILTPASYAKTLIPILQPMGLKVLLEPGRFIVGNAGILVARVEYVKRTGRKNFVIVDAAMNDLIRPAFYDSYHQIVPVRAKKGATISSDVVGPICESGDYFAKDRLLPKVGEGDLLALLSAGAYGSVMGSNYNSRGLAAEVLVSGSKSALVRERQPLEEIWKLERTPAWLK comes from the coding sequence ATGCACCATTTCCATTACTCCGGATCCCAGCTGTTCTGCGAGAACGTCTCCATCGAATCTCTGGTCAAGAAGTTCGGTTCGCCCCTGTATGTCTATTCGCAGAGCACTCTCAAGGATCATTTCCAGCGGCTCGACCAGGCTCTGGAGCCCTTAGACCACCTGATTTGCTACGCCATGAAGGCGAACTCCAATCAGGCGGTGATGCGGACTCTCGCCCGCGAAGGCAGCGGCTTCGATGTGGTGAGTGAAGGGGAGCTGCGTCGGGTGATTGCTGCCGGTGGAAACCCGGCGAAGTGCGTGTTTGCCGGGGTGGGCAAGACGGAGACTGAGATCGCCTTCGCCATTCGCCAGGGGATTTATTCCTTCAATGTGGAGAGCGAGCCTGAGCTGGAGCGGATTAACCGAGTTGCCAAACGCATTGGGGTCAAGGCCCCCGTGGCGGTGCGAGTGAACCCCAACATTGACGCTCATACTCACGCGAAAATCACGACTGGGACTTATGAAAATAAATTCGGGATCGCATTTGAGCAGGTGGAAGGAGTCTACGCCCGGGCCAGCAAGCTGAGGAACCTCCGGCTCCGTGGCATTCAGATGCATATCGGGTCTCAGTTGACCGAGGTTGCCCCGTTCGAAAGTGCCGTTCGCAAGGTGGCGCCGATGGTGGCCAAGCTGGCTGCCAAGTATGCCTTTGAGTTTTTCAGCATCGGGGGCGGCATTGGAATTGTTTATCAGCCGGCGCTCGAGAGCGGTCAGGCCCAGTGGTGGAAGACCGGCCCGGCCCGCAAGATTCTCACTCCGGCCAGCTATGCCAAAACGCTGATCCCCATACTCCAGCCCATGGGGCTCAAGGTTCTGCTCGAACCAGGCCGCTTCATCGTCGGTAACGCCGGCATCTTGGTGGCCCGGGTAGAGTATGTGAAACGCACCGGACGGAAAAACTTCGTCATTGTCGATGCGGCCATGAATGACCTGATCCGGCCGGCTTTCTATGACTCGTATCATCAGATCGTACCGGTTCGAGCCAAGAAGGGAGCCACGATCTCCAGCGACGTCGTTGGCCCCATCTGCGAGTCGGGTGACTACTTCGCCAAGGACCGCCTTTTGCCCAAGGTCGGGGAAGGGGATCTGCTGGCCCTGCTGAGCGCAGGCGCCTACGGTTCCGTCATGGGATCCAATTATAATTCCCGTGGCCTCGCGGCTGAGGTGCTCGTTTCGGGAAGCAAATCCGCGCTCGTTCGTGAGCGTCAGCCGCTCGAAGAGATCTGGAAACTAGAGCGCACACCGGCCTGGCTGAAGTGA